In a genomic window of Mycoplasma iguanae:
- a CDS encoding DNA-directed RNA polymerase subunit beta' — MKITRKYSYIDENKISKISLALATSENIKTWSHGEVTKPETVNYKSYKPEKDGLFDELIFGPTIDHKCPVCGKKYKKSNEGILCTATAQCEALKPEILPKISRRSRMGHIKLNAPVVHFWYFKIDHSILAKLLGLKVEGTSQVITRTAIESLIYYKSHIVLESGGLKSLPKNKIIEISDAAVIYFEALKEIQQNYEPGSEDYEELKEALNDLDERARSKMGKDYGVDFYELNEIIEEYSDARINTGSKAIEYLLENIDLEKEQQNVKEQINKINALDNTEEKVTNSKRQERDKLYKRLQVINSFINSGQDPKSMLITYLPVIPADLRPLIQLDGGRHSTSDINELYRRIIIRNNRLKKWQEQEAPMLIIQNELRMIQEAVDALIDNQRKTPSPIASKDNRPLKSISDALVGKKGRFRQNLLGKRVDYSGRSVIVVGPELKMYQVGIPREMAAKLFEPWIIRRLLEKEIAPSIKSAKKMIEELDNKIWPHVADVIQGRPVLLNRAPTLHRLSIQAFEPVLVRGKAIKLHPLVTTAFNADFDGDQMAVHVPVSDEAVREARELMFANKNILGPKDGEPITNPSQDMILGIYYLTKEKQGAKGEGKIYSSFSNLMRAYEYGHVELHARVALPYKKVKQEVHNTNRDKYYAISTVGKFILNQIFPDNFPFVFDNEVDNLLFNFAKSEAKYTVEPGTNIVEFIQNLPINEPLGKKHIAKLVSQVYYAYVPTLAMEDVVKVIKIVNSSNFHNTTLEYSKLDNYKGEKISHKEAKLLSKFTKEEFEKINRRILLENQNIERTFEAAERTELLEKVWFRYTNAVAEVLDKIKDLGFKYSTKSGITMSIFDIKLSPNKNKIIEEGEEYIEKLKKLFAHGLVTDDERYKLSIEKWAGLKQRVEKELDKVTSEEPDNPIFMMMKSGARGNISNFVQLAGMRGLMANNTQATKSDANNERIVRSIVEVPVKSSFLEGLTAYEFYSSTHGARKGLTDTALNTAISGYLTRRLVDVSQNIVVRNQDCGSDFGFIVKDIIDTKTGQIIVPLWERIEGRFTNVALHDENGELIVARNTLITPQLADLIIAKGFKEIEIRSILGCNTRNGVCKICYGKDLATNRLVSIGEAVGIIAAQSIGEPGTQLTMRTFHTGGVAGVEDITGGFTRLIELIDAHDNPWGKPAIISEWHGEVTEIEEKRDAEGNELNQSLVWIQTDTGQRKAVHVAGTRKYRVKPGDKVVPGQKIVEGPIILKELLKHADAYAVQNYLLKEIQRIYRMQGISISDKYIEIVIHQMLSKILISIPGDSDLFEGSIVDILEYQEINGKLLAQGKKPAFGSIVIKGAKQIPLLSDSFLAAASYQETSKILVHASISNQVDNLEGLKENIILGHKIPAGTNSNFEPKSKFDIKDPASFFEVEKTVTEEINEDLY; from the coding sequence ATGAAAATAACAAGAAAATATTCATATATTGATGAAAACAAAATTTCAAAAATTTCACTAGCTCTTGCTACTAGTGAAAATATTAAAACTTGATCACATGGTGAAGTTACTAAACCAGAAACTGTTAACTATAAATCATATAAACCAGAAAAAGATGGTTTATTTGATGAATTAATTTTTGGACCTACAATCGATCATAAATGTCCAGTTTGTGGTAAAAAATACAAAAAATCTAACGAAGGTATTTTATGTACTGCCACAGCACAATGTGAAGCTTTAAAACCAGAAATTTTACCTAAAATATCACGTCGTTCAAGAATGGGTCACATTAAATTAAATGCACCTGTTGTTCATTTTTGATATTTTAAAATTGACCACTCAATTTTAGCTAAATTATTAGGATTAAAAGTTGAAGGCACAAGTCAAGTTATTACAAGAACTGCCATTGAATCTTTAATTTACTACAAAAGTCACATTGTTTTAGAATCAGGTGGACTAAAATCATTACCTAAAAACAAGATTATTGAGATTTCCGATGCTGCTGTAATTTATTTTGAAGCATTAAAAGAAATTCAACAAAATTATGAACCAGGTTCAGAAGACTATGAAGAACTAAAAGAAGCTCTAAATGACTTAGATGAAAGAGCTCGTTCAAAAATGGGAAAAGATTATGGTGTTGATTTTTACGAATTAAATGAAATTATCGAAGAATATTCAGATGCTAGAATCAACACTGGATCAAAGGCAATTGAATATTTATTAGAAAATATTGATCTTGAAAAAGAACAGCAAAATGTTAAAGAACAAATTAATAAAATTAATGCTTTAGATAATACAGAAGAAAAAGTGACTAACTCTAAACGTCAAGAACGTGATAAGTTGTATAAAAGATTACAAGTTATTAATTCTTTTATTAACTCAGGACAAGATCCCAAATCAATGTTAATCACTTATCTACCTGTTATTCCGGCAGATTTACGTCCTTTAATTCAGTTAGATGGTGGAAGACACTCAACCAGTGATATAAATGAACTTTATCGTAGAATTATTATTAGAAATAACCGTCTAAAAAAATGACAAGAACAAGAAGCACCAATGTTAATCATTCAAAATGAATTAAGAATGATTCAAGAAGCTGTTGATGCTTTAATTGATAATCAAAGAAAGACACCTTCTCCAATTGCCTCAAAAGATAATCGTCCTTTAAAATCAATTTCAGATGCTTTAGTTGGAAAAAAAGGAAGATTTAGACAAAACTTACTTGGAAAAAGGGTTGATTATTCAGGGCGTAGTGTTATTGTTGTAGGCCCAGAATTAAAAATGTATCAAGTAGGTATTCCGCGGGAAATGGCTGCTAAATTATTTGAACCTTGAATTATTCGTCGTTTATTAGAAAAAGAAATTGCTCCATCAATTAAATCAGCTAAAAAAATGATTGAGGAATTAGATAACAAAATTTGACCGCATGTAGCTGATGTTATTCAAGGAAGACCAGTATTATTAAACCGTGCTCCAACATTGCACCGTTTATCAATTCAAGCTTTTGAGCCAGTTTTAGTACGTGGTAAAGCGATTAAATTACACCCACTTGTAACTACAGCTTTTAATGCTGACTTTGATGGTGATCAGATGGCTGTGCATGTGCCTGTTAGTGATGAAGCAGTTCGTGAAGCACGTGAATTAATGTTTGCAAACAAAAATATTTTAGGTCCAAAAGATGGAGAACCTATTACTAATCCTTCACAGGATATGATTTTAGGAATTTACTATTTAACTAAAGAAAAACAAGGCGCAAAAGGTGAAGGAAAAATTTATTCTTCATTCAGTAATTTAATGCGTGCTTATGAATATGGTCATGTCGAATTACATGCCAGAGTTGCCTTACCTTATAAAAAAGTAAAACAAGAAGTTCATAATACAAACAGAGATAAATATTATGCTATTTCTACAGTAGGAAAATTTATATTAAACCAAATTTTCCCCGATAATTTTCCATTTGTATTTGATAATGAGGTAGATAATTTACTATTTAATTTTGCAAAATCTGAAGCAAAATATACAGTAGAACCTGGTACTAACATTGTTGAATTTATTCAAAATTTACCAATTAATGAACCATTAGGTAAAAAACACATCGCTAAATTAGTTTCTCAAGTTTATTATGCATATGTTCCAACTTTAGCAATGGAAGATGTGGTAAAAGTAATTAAAATTGTCAACTCTTCAAACTTCCATAACACAACTTTAGAATACAGTAAATTAGATAACTATAAAGGCGAAAAAATTTCCCACAAAGAAGCTAAATTATTATCTAAATTTACTAAAGAAGAATTTGAAAAAATCAACAGAAGAATTCTGTTAGAAAATCAAAATATTGAAAGAACTTTTGAAGCAGCAGAAAGAACTGAACTGCTTGAAAAAGTTTGATTTAGATATACTAATGCAGTAGCTGAAGTGTTAGATAAAATTAAAGATTTAGGATTTAAGTATTCAACTAAATCAGGAATTACAATGTCAATTTTTGACATTAAATTATCACCAAATAAAAATAAAATTATTGAAGAAGGTGAAGAATATATTGAAAAGCTGAAAAAGCTTTTTGCACATGGACTTGTTACTGATGATGAAAGATATAAACTTTCAATTGAAAAATGAGCAGGTTTAAAACAAAGAGTTGAAAAAGAATTAGATAAAGTTACTTCAGAAGAACCAGATAATCCCATTTTTATGATGATGAAATCAGGAGCTCGTGGAAATATTTCTAACTTCGTACAATTAGCTGGTATGCGTGGACTGATGGCTAACAACACTCAAGCTACCAAAAGTGATGCTAATAACGAAAGAATTGTTCGTTCAATTGTTGAAGTTCCTGTTAAATCTTCATTCCTTGAAGGTCTAACAGCTTATGAATTTTATTCATCAACCCATGGAGCACGGAAAGGGCTAACTGATACAGCACTTAACACCGCCATTTCTGGTTACTTAACTCGTCGTTTAGTTGACGTTTCTCAAAATATTGTTGTACGTAATCAAGATTGTGGTTCTGATTTTGGTTTTATAGTTAAAGACATCATTGATACAAAAACTGGGCAAATTATCGTTCCTTTATGAGAAAGAATTGAAGGAAGATTTACAAATGTTGCTTTACATGATGAAAACGGTGAATTAATAGTTGCAAGAAATACTTTAATTACTCCGCAATTAGCAGATTTAATTATTGCAAAAGGATTTAAAGAAATTGAAATTCGTTCAATTTTAGGATGTAATACAAGAAATGGTGTATGTAAAATCTGTTATGGGAAAGATCTTGCTACAAATCGTTTAGTATCAATTGGTGAAGCTGTTGGTATTATTGCAGCTCAATCAATTGGTGAACCTGGTACACAGCTAACTATGCGTACCTTCCATACTGGAGGGGTTGCTGGGGTTGAAGATATTACCGGTGGATTTACGCGGTTAATTGAATTAATTGACGCCCATGATAATCCATGAGGTAAACCTGCTATCATTTCTGAATGACATGGTGAAGTAACTGAAATTGAAGAAAAGCGTGATGCTGAAGGTAATGAACTAAACCAATCACTTGTATGAATCCAAACAGATACAGGTCAAAGAAAAGCAGTACACGTTGCAGGAACAAGAAAATACAGAGTTAAACCTGGAGATAAAGTTGTTCCTGGACAAAAAATTGTTGAAGGTCCAATTATTTTAAAAGAATTATTAAAACACGCTGATGCTTATGCTGTGCAAAATTATTTATTAAAAGAAATTCAGAGAATTTATAGAATGCAAGGAATTTCTATTAGTGATAAATACATTGAAATTGTTATTCATCAGATGCTTTCAAAAATATTAATTTCTATTCCTGGAGATTCTGATCTATTTGAAGGATCAATTGTTGATATTTTAGAATACCAAGAAATTAACGGGAAATTATTAGCTCAAGGTAAAAAACCAGCATTTGGATCAATTGTAATTAAAGGTGCAAAACAAATTCCTTTATTATCAGATTCATTCTTAGCTGCTGCTTCTTACCAAGAAACTTCAAAAATATTAGTGCATGCTTCAATTTCTAACCAAGTAGATAATTTGGAAGGTTTAAAGGAAAATATTATTTTAGGACACAAAATTCCTGCTGGAACAAATTCAAATTTTGAACCTAAATCAAAATTTGATATTAAAGATCCTGCTTCATTTTTTGAAGTTGAAAAAACTGTAACAGAGGAAATAAACGAAGATTTATACTAA
- a CDS encoding MAGa3780 family membrane protein, with translation MKTKDIIEKLGENKLANIILSLGIVVLITAVFTLIYEMSTFKAESVDASRNYVHMDEIFLNASPLFKFTNQTNIFLGITIVLVGAKMHQKSRWQFDLLFIANVLITITFIIYWALISWRRADQWVTAPFKSFLSVLVHAINPIIGFVVMFLVRKNIIVKWKSISYASLYVLAYFAFGLVLFFISKATTTAAKPAVIYSFLNFTNPLFYKGGNLAVVIILDIFMFVIATLITTAFAFFWKAVYKMDAQKLNWKFKLKR, from the coding sequence ATGAAAACAAAAGATATTATTGAAAAACTGGGTGAAAATAAGCTAGCAAATATCATTTTATCATTAGGTATTGTCGTGTTAATAACTGCAGTATTTACACTAATTTATGAGATGTCAACTTTTAAAGCTGAATCAGTTGATGCATCTAGAAATTATGTCCATATGGATGAAATATTTTTAAACGCTTCACCATTATTTAAATTCACAAATCAAACTAATATTTTTCTAGGTATTACAATTGTGCTTGTAGGTGCAAAAATGCATCAAAAATCAAGATGACAATTTGACTTGCTATTTATTGCGAATGTTTTAATCACTATAACCTTCATTATTTATTGAGCATTAATTTCTTGAAGAAGAGCTGACCAATGAGTTACAGCACCTTTTAAATCTTTTTTATCTGTTTTAGTACATGCCATTAATCCCATTATTGGTTTTGTAGTTATGTTCTTAGTAAGAAAAAATATTATCGTAAAATGAAAAAGTATTTCTTATGCTTCATTATATGTTCTAGCTTACTTTGCTTTTGGATTAGTATTATTCTTTATTTCAAAAGCAACAACTACAGCAGCAAAACCTGCGGTAATTTATAGCTTTTTGAATTTTACCAATCCTTTATTTTATAAAGGTGGTAATTTAGCTGTGGTAATTATTTTAGATATTTTTATGTTTGTAATAGCAACATTAATAACTACAGCATTTGCATTTTTCTGAAAAGCTGTTTATAAAATGGATGCTCAAAAGCTAAATTGAAAATTTAAATTAAAAAGATAA
- the rplM gene encoding 50S ribosomal protein L13: protein MRQTTIVKHQEVNKKWYLIDAENQVLGAVATLAASMLRGKNKPTFTPNVDMGDNIVIINAEKVVLTAKKEDDKMYYSHSGYPGGLKAINARNLRAKKPTMLLEKAIKGMLPHTKLGRKQFTNLYIYAGSEHAQQAQKPEKIEVIK, encoded by the coding sequence ATGAGGCAAACTACTATTGTTAAGCATCAAGAAGTTAATAAGAAGTGATATCTTATTGATGCTGAAAATCAAGTTTTAGGTGCAGTTGCAACTTTAGCAGCATCAATGTTAAGAGGTAAAAATAAACCTACTTTTACCCCAAATGTTGACATGGGAGATAATATTGTTATTATCAATGCAGAAAAAGTTGTTTTAACCGCTAAAAAAGAAGACGATAAGATGTACTATTCACATTCTGGCTATCCAGGTGGATTAAAAGCAATTAATGCAAGAAACCTAAGAGCTAAAAAACCAACTATGCTTTTAGAAAAAGCAATCAAAGGAATGTTACCACATACAAAATTAGGTAGAAAACAGTTCACTAATTTATATATATACGCAGGTTCAGAGCATGCTCAACAAGCACAAAAACCTGAAAAAATTGAGGTGATTAAATAA
- the rpsI gene encoding 30S ribosomal protein S9, with protein sequence MTEVMYRGLGRRKSSVARVILTPGNGQFTINKRIANDYLMSDLLIKDALQPLEITETMNQWDIKVNSKGGGLSGQAGAIRLGIARALLEASGDYRAKLKEAKMLSRDSRIKERKKFGLRKARRARQFSKR encoded by the coding sequence ATGACTGAAGTTATGTATCGTGGTTTAGGAAGAAGAAAATCTTCTGTAGCTAGAGTTATTTTAACTCCTGGTAATGGTCAATTTACCATTAACAAAAGAATTGCTAATGATTATTTAATGTCTGATTTATTAATTAAAGATGCTTTACAACCACTTGAAATTACAGAAACAATGAATCAATGAGATATTAAAGTAAACTCAAAAGGTGGAGGACTTTCAGGTCAAGCTGGAGCAATTCGTTTAGGAATTGCAAGAGCTCTTTTAGAAGCTTCTGGAGATTACAGAGCAAAATTAAAAGAAGCAAAAATGTTAAGTCGTGATTCAAGAATTAAAGAACGTAAAAAATTCGGACTTAGAAAAGCTCGTAGAGCAAGACAATTCTCAAAACGTTAA
- a CDS encoding Cof-type HAD-IIB family hydrolase, with product MAKKELKNKKPKYLFVIDLDGTTLSDSAISTIHPETIEGVKLAQEQGHIVCIITGRPWRSSKKAYEELGLKTVIGNYNGAHIHNPSDEFFIPKIAYLNLNEMLYILGDKHLKKYINNIAIEGPGWVQLQHSDPLLEKIFGFDEIEKKSIGLNFAKIPLQPTGVVFDIKEGVDSYELKKYLERRYGDLGEFSSWSKGDGLPPVFDITSLGISKGKTLPLLMRYYDIEMDHTITFGDGFNDVSMFQVSNVAVAMKNSDKRVQKYATVVLRKSNKEGGVGYYIKQFLKNPEKHIKNSKKLRLQRAKDLAPEIT from the coding sequence ATGGCTAAGAAAGAACTAAAAAATAAAAAACCAAAATATTTATTTGTAATTGATTTAGATGGAACTACACTTTCTGATTCAGCTATAAGTACTATTCATCCCGAAACTATTGAAGGAGTTAAATTAGCTCAAGAACAAGGGCATATTGTTTGTATTATTACAGGAAGACCTTGAAGAAGTTCAAAAAAAGCATATGAAGAATTAGGTTTAAAAACTGTAATTGGAAATTACAATGGTGCTCACATTCACAATCCTTCTGATGAATTTTTTATTCCCAAAATTGCTTATTTAAATTTAAATGAGATGTTGTATATTTTAGGTGATAAACACTTAAAAAAATACATTAATAATATTGCCATTGAAGGTCCCGGTTGAGTCCAACTTCAACATAGCGATCCTTTATTAGAAAAAATCTTCGGCTTTGATGAGATTGAGAAAAAAAGCATTGGTTTAAATTTTGCTAAAATACCGTTACAACCAACAGGAGTAGTTTTTGACATCAAAGAAGGTGTTGATTCTTATGAATTAAAAAAATATTTAGAAAGAAGATATGGTGATTTAGGAGAATTTTCTTCTTGATCAAAAGGCGATGGATTACCTCCTGTTTTTGATATCACTTCACTGGGAATTAGTAAAGGAAAAACATTACCACTATTAATGCGTTATTATGACATTGAAATGGATCATACAATAACTTTCGGTGATGGATTTAATGATGTTTCCATGTTTCAAGTAAGTAATGTAGCTGTTGCTATGAAAAACAGTGATAAGCGAGTACAAAAATATGCCACTGTTGTTTTGAGAAAAAGTAACAAAGAAGGTGGGGTCGGTTATTATATTAAGCAATTTTTAAAAAATCCCGAAAAACATATTAAAAATTCTAAAAAACTAAGATTGCAAAGAGCTAAAGACTTAGCGCCAGAAATTACATAA
- a CDS encoding ribonuclease HIII has protein sequence MLNKIDQLKIIGADETGVGDYFTPLVACAVYLKPENYAKVQALNLRDSKTLTETRILELAQQLTEIVVFETTIFKQQLYNKLEKKYNANEIKMLIHLKNINTLEKKHVVDFIIIDQFSTEKSINKYYQRIIGESQKNFLPLQAKLILETKAENTYLAVAAAAIIARATLLEYMKKQNKKWNINFPLGASSIVDDFGKEFVKIHGKEKLVEVAKISFKTTEKILNN, from the coding sequence ATGTTAAATAAAATAGATCAATTAAAAATTATAGGTGCCGATGAAACAGGAGTGGGAGATTATTTTACTCCTTTGGTAGCTTGTGCAGTCTATTTAAAACCCGAAAATTATGCTAAAGTACAAGCTTTAAATTTACGTGATTCTAAAACATTAACTGAAACTAGAATTTTAGAATTAGCTCAGCAATTAACTGAAATAGTAGTTTTTGAAACCACTATTTTTAAACAGCAACTGTATAATAAATTAGAAAAAAAATACAATGCTAATGAAATTAAAATGTTAATTCATTTAAAAAACATTAATACTTTAGAAAAAAAACATGTAGTTGATTTTATAATCATTGATCAATTTTCTACAGAAAAAAGTATTAACAAATACTATCAAAGAATTATTGGTGAATCCCAAAAAAACTTTCTGCCCCTTCAAGCAAAATTAATATTAGAAACAAAAGCAGAAAATACTTATTTAGCAGTTGCTGCAGCTGCAATTATTGCACGAGCAACATTACTAGAATATATGAAAAAGCAAAACAAAAAATGAAACATCAATTTTCCTCTTGGTGCTTCTAGTATTGTTGATGATTTTGGAAAAGAATTTGTGAAAATCCACGGAAAAGAAAAGTTGGTTGAAGTAGCTAAAATTTCATTCAAAACCACAGAAAAAATCTTAAATAACTAA
- a CDS encoding phosphate acetyltransferase: MSFIQSLEQNVAILNQKEGIKKILLIDGDDKRAQEAAKLLKKTGLVEPVLLLEKFEVVEGVTTIVMEKKQQKEFAQKFFELRKGKETEEAATKAMETRPFYAMMLLQQQLVDGVVGGLLYTTGDILRAAFKIIGAKPGIKTISSAIVMAKGSKSLIFSDISVNINPNEIQLHEIGLNAADFAKSLELDPKVAFLSFSTDGSAISDETKKVVEATRLYNEKAPQNPAIGEVQFDAALDLEVRKSKYKKNSFAEVANVLIFPDLNSGNIGYKIAQRLGDYEAIGPIITGINKPVNDLSRGATVNDVYGTVLITTLQTKGQK, encoded by the coding sequence ATGAGTTTTATTCAAAGCCTTGAGCAAAATGTAGCTATTCTAAATCAAAAAGAAGGAATTAAAAAAATTCTTTTAATTGATGGTGATGATAAGCGCGCTCAAGAAGCAGCAAAATTATTGAAAAAAACAGGGCTTGTTGAACCTGTCTTATTATTAGAAAAATTTGAAGTAGTTGAAGGTGTAACTACGATTGTAATGGAAAAAAAGCAACAAAAAGAATTTGCACAAAAATTTTTTGAATTAAGAAAAGGTAAAGAAACTGAAGAAGCTGCAACAAAAGCAATGGAAACAAGACCATTTTATGCAATGATGTTATTACAGCAACAGCTAGTTGATGGAGTTGTAGGTGGTCTACTTTATACAACTGGAGATATTTTAAGAGCAGCATTCAAAATTATTGGCGCAAAGCCTGGAATTAAAACAATTTCATCTGCAATTGTTATGGCTAAAGGCTCAAAATCTTTAATTTTTAGCGATATTTCTGTAAATATTAATCCAAATGAAATCCAACTTCATGAAATTGGTTTAAATGCAGCTGATTTTGCAAAAAGTTTAGAACTAGATCCTAAAGTTGCTTTTTTATCTTTTTCTACAGACGGTTCAGCTATAAGTGATGAAACTAAAAAAGTTGTAGAAGCTACAAGACTTTATAACGAGAAAGCACCTCAAAATCCAGCAATTGGTGAAGTGCAATTTGATGCAGCCTTAGATTTAGAAGTAAGAAAAAGTAAATACAAAAAAAATAGTTTTGCAGAAGTGGCAAATGTGCTTATATTCCCTGATTTAAATTCAGGCAATATTGGATATAAAATCGCCCAAAGACTTGGTGATTATGAGGCGATTGGTCCAATTATTACAGGAATTAACAAACCTGTAAATGATTTATCACGTGGTGCAACTGTAAATGATGTTTATGGAACAGTTTTAATTACTACTTTACAAACAAAAGGACAAAAATAA
- a CDS encoding acetate/propionate family kinase — protein MEKILVINAGSSSMKWALFNKTDLNQIANGIAERIGIDGVLGLSFNNDKKEKQVNLKNHSDAVKEILIFWKENGVIKSIEEIELVGFRVVHGGKYFSEAIRIDQKAIELIDECSKFAPLHNPPAAAAIRAFGELLPNAKFSANFDTAFHATIPQVNNIYPINFELSEKHGIKKYGFHGTSHHFITKKLEEILQKDKVNFVNLHLGNGSSLCAIKDSKSLDTTMGFTPLAGVMMGTRSGDIDPSIHEFIMKEENLTVEEFTNILNKKSGLLGVSGVSSDMRDLIAEAKSGNQKAEFALDLFAKTIVDYLVSYINKIGPEVDAIVFTAGIGENSSSARKRIIEKLHFKNIKLDLSQNNLSPKDIGPYHLISTPDSEIPVYVIRTNEELMIAKDALKLSENK, from the coding sequence ATGGAAAAAATTTTAGTTATAAATGCTGGTTCTTCTTCGATGAAATGAGCTCTATTTAATAAAACTGATTTAAATCAAATTGCAAACGGAATTGCCGAAAGAATTGGCATCGATGGTGTTTTAGGTCTTTCATTCAATAATGATAAAAAAGAAAAACAAGTGAATTTAAAAAACCATTCAGATGCTGTTAAAGAAATTTTAATTTTTTGAAAAGAAAACGGTGTAATTAAATCAATCGAAGAAATTGAACTTGTTGGTTTTAGGGTAGTTCATGGTGGAAAATATTTTTCAGAAGCAATTAGAATCGACCAAAAAGCAATTGAATTAATTGATGAATGTTCAAAATTTGCGCCTCTACACAATCCTCCTGCAGCAGCAGCAATTCGCGCTTTTGGAGAACTGTTGCCAAATGCTAAATTTTCTGCTAACTTTGATACAGCTTTCCATGCAACAATTCCACAAGTTAATAATATTTATCCTATTAATTTTGAATTAAGTGAAAAACACGGAATCAAAAAATATGGATTTCATGGAACATCACATCATTTTATTACTAAAAAATTAGAAGAAATCTTGCAAAAAGACAAAGTTAATTTTGTTAATCTTCATTTAGGAAATGGTTCTTCGCTTTGTGCAATAAAGGATTCTAAATCTTTAGATACTACTATGGGATTTACTCCTTTGGCAGGTGTAATGATGGGAACAAGAAGTGGAGATATTGATCCTTCTATTCATGAATTTATTATGAAAGAAGAAAATTTAACCGTAGAAGAATTTACTAATATTTTAAATAAAAAATCAGGACTTTTAGGAGTTTCAGGAGTTTCCTCAGATATGCGTGATTTAATTGCTGAAGCTAAAAGTGGAAATCAAAAAGCAGAATTTGCTTTAGATCTTTTTGCAAAAACAATTGTTGATTATTTAGTTTCTTATATTAATAAAATCGGCCCTGAAGTAGATGCAATTGTTTTTACAGCAGGTATTGGTGAAAATAGTTCATCAGCAAGAAAAAGAATTATTGAAAAATTACATTTTAAAAATATTAAATTAGATCTTTCTCAAAATAATTTAAGTCCTAAAGATATTGGACCATATCATTTAATTTCTACTCCAGATTCTGAAATTCCTGTTTATGTAATTAGAACAAATGAAGAATTGATGATTGCTAAAGATGCTTTAAAATTGTCAGAAAATAAATAA
- the coaD gene encoding pantetheine-phosphate adenylyltransferase codes for MAIKRAIFAGSFDPMHQGHVSIIKKASTIFDFIYVIITINPDKDHNDNFDEREKNAEKLLKNFDNVQILVNKNQLTAELARDLDVTHLIRSARNDIDFNYELELAAGNKKINNNLETILIFPDLENINFNSTLLRHKKK; via the coding sequence ATGGCAATTAAAAGAGCAATCTTTGCTGGATCATTTGATCCGATGCATCAAGGTCATGTAAGCATCATCAAAAAAGCTTCAACTATTTTTGATTTTATTTATGTAATTATTACTATTAATCCAGATAAAGACCATAATGATAATTTTGATGAACGTGAAAAAAATGCTGAAAAACTATTAAAGAATTTTGATAATGTTCAAATTCTTGTAAATAAAAATCAATTAACAGCTGAATTAGCTAGAGATTTAGATGTAACTCATTTAATTCGTTCAGCTCGCAATGACATTGATTTTAATTATGAATTAGAATTAGCAGCAGGTAATAAAAAAATTAATAATAATTTAGAAACTATTTTAATTTTCCCGGATTTAGAAAATATAAATTTTAATTCAACTTTATTACGTCACAAAAAGAAATAG